The DNA region TGCCGCCGGGCCGCCCGCCGTCCTCTCGACGGTCAGGATCACTCTACCGCCGGCGCGTCCCCGGAACGACAGGACCGGCTGGAAGTCCTTTCCGCCGGCTTGCAACACGCGATCTCCCCGGCGCAGGCCCGATTTCTCGGCGGGACCGCCCGCGAAGACGGCCCGGACGAAGCCGTCCGGCGTGAAGTCGGCTCCGATCCCGTCGTAGTCCACCGAGCGGACCCCCACCGCCTCGCGGAAGATCGCGAGAAGACCGTAATAGGCTTGATCGGAGGGCGTATAGAAGCCGGTATGGGAAGTTTTCAGCTCCTCCAGGGCGCCGCGCGTCTGCTTATCGAAATCGCCGCGGCTCGCGGCTGCCGCGCCGTAATGATCGTGGGCCGCGGCCCACGCCTCGGCCACCTTCCGATCGTAGAACTTCTCCCGGACGAGCCGGACGATTTCCTGGCCCAAGACGTCGAAGTACCCGGGCCTCGCCATCCGCTCGGCTTTCGGCGCGGCGCCTCGTTGTTTGGCCGAAGACGCCGTAGCCGGAGCCGAACCGCCCAGCACCCATACGACCGCGCCGATGAGAGCGACGAGCCGGGACAGGCATGGGCGCGTCGTTTTAGGACGAGAGGCGCATCTCGAGCTCATCATCGAAGCGGCGGCCGGCGCGACGAGTCGCCGGGCTCGCCATCAAGCTTTTCGGAGGCGAGCCGCTCCAGCGCTTCGCCGGAAAGCCGGAACACGGTCCAGGCGTTCTGGGCCTGCGCTCCCAGCTTCTCGTAGAAGCCGATCGCATCCTTGTTCCAGTCCAGGACCGCCCATTCCATCCGGGCGCACCGCCGCCCGCGCGCGATCCGGGCGAGACGTCCCAGTAGGATCCGACCGAGCCCCCGGCCTCGATACTCCGCTTTGACGAACAGGTCTTCCAGATAGAGTCCCCGCCGCCCCGACCAGGTCGAGAAGTTCAGGAAGAAGAGGGCGAAGCCGGCCGCTTCCTCGCCCGCATAGGCGATCAAGGCCTCGGCGGCGGGATGCTCTCCGGTGAGGGCTTCACGGATTCCCTCTTCGGTCGCCGCGACCTCTCCCGGAGAGCGCTCGTATTCGGCCAGCTCCCGGACGAGCTGCAGAACGAGCGAAGCGTCCTTCGCGGTGGCGGGAACGATGCGGAATGTGGAGGAGGTCATTCCACCCTCATGCCGGCTCGGGGCTCGCCGCGACCTCGTAGTGGCTGACTCTAGGCTCGAGCTCGAGGAGGAAGCCGCTGTCTTCCGGATAGTAGCGGGCGCGCTCGATGTCGTCTCCCGCGAAGGCGCGTATCGCCTCCCGCGACTCCCACAAGGTAATGAGCAGGAAGTGCGCCTCGCCGTTTTCGACCCGCCGGAGAATGAAGACACCGCGGTT from Candidatus Polarisedimenticolia bacterium includes:
- a CDS encoding GNAT family N-acetyltransferase — translated: MTSSTFRIVPATAKDASLVLQLVRELAEYERSPGEVAATEEGIREALTGEHPAAEALIAYAGEEAAGFALFFLNFSTWSGRRGLYLEDLFVKAEYRGRGLGRILLGRLARIARGRRCARMEWAVLDWNKDAIGFYEKLGAQAQNAWTVFRLSGEALERLASEKLDGEPGDSSRRPPLR
- a CDS encoding antibiotic biosynthesis monooxygenase, which encodes MIARAWHGRVPLHKGEDYLDFLKKRAVPDYEGTPGNRGVFILRRVENGEAHFLLITLWESREAIRAFAGDDIERARYYPEDSGFLLELEPRVSHYEVAASPEPA